A single genomic interval of Alteromonas sp. BL110 harbors:
- a CDS encoding hybrid sensor histidine kinase/response regulator has protein sequence MATFRAFSFLFILLGSFWPSCSHAQHVEQLFDEQSTLDLSDSLYFLFETDYQLTIGDVSRRRNDFLMHPHGNPNFGFRNNGMWLLTSVANVSNDKNWVFSINFSQLDNVDFYLVQNGKVISQSHQGKAQKEQRFRVPTFRVELANSDPVDLYIRIESHSSSLIAPLRIQAEPLHSSYFQMDSLLWGFFYGGLLILAIYNLALFFGVKEKSLIAYVGYILAVILWQFVWGGHTHLLFTQGIPLWLVGHSELIFVIIGISSGLFTMTFLETEKHSPTAHPIINLLLACQALTGLVCFVDLLPPIWKNNLVYGVGLVAILSYIYAGVEAFFNNFRPARYFIFAWGMLATGAIIGMLSLIGALPSNDFTTYCFQVGVFLEAGLFSFALMEKSRSQLESEVEQATDDLRNNVELIEEQNARLDIARKDAIKASNVKSQFLANMSHEIRTPLNAILGFSKELNNALLPTDQQEQVRIVNTAAENLLTIVNDVLDFSKIEAGKLQINNQPFSPNKLLEEMVTIMAKSSHSKRIEFVFDLNPLPEKLIGDVFRIKQVLNNLLSNALKFTSSGAITFSASGRSLPHGIHELNILVEDTGIGISRQDRKKLFSAFSQVDDALNRNYQGTGLGLVISRELVRLMNGDLTLKSVLGQGSTFGVSLRMNQLSQKYSLTSSEDWKEKNVVIFDPIPATRRSSANMLSILGAKVTSVESLDYLATLSGQYDFFMATVPVSKLALRDTYLSRFVQFSAQKRVLWYSGPEPYAQYPSLSQHFHSQIRMPITLTKLDSLVNQHATPAKNAMQEKISSLPNVRILAVDDMEMNLKLLHTWLDHSPVELITTISGQDAVNRCQTQEFDLILMDVQMPGMDGIQATREIRKSPVNMGTPIIAVTAHAFKEEQERLLASGMDDYLPKPIEVELLINLIKSWCHSIEPGEIELPSVDWQLALNRANQNQDTAKEMLNGFIALLPETIDTLSALLEEQDYDSLKTEVHKLHGACCYTGLPRMQHLANDTESALKLGQHKLVGEHLPALIAEAEKVLRESKPSV, from the coding sequence ATGGCAACCTTTCGCGCATTTTCTTTCCTATTTATTTTGCTAGGTAGCTTCTGGCCTTCTTGTTCCCATGCGCAACATGTTGAGCAGCTTTTTGACGAACAAAGTACGCTAGATTTATCAGACTCGCTGTACTTTTTGTTCGAAACCGATTATCAGCTTACCATTGGTGATGTATCAAGAAGGCGAAATGACTTCCTTATGCATCCTCACGGTAACCCGAATTTCGGTTTTCGCAATAATGGTATGTGGTTACTAACTTCCGTTGCCAATGTTTCAAACGACAAGAACTGGGTATTTTCAATAAATTTCAGTCAGCTCGATAACGTCGATTTCTATTTAGTACAAAATGGAAAGGTCATTAGCCAAAGTCATCAAGGTAAGGCGCAAAAAGAACAGCGTTTTCGCGTTCCTACCTTTCGGGTTGAACTCGCTAACAGCGACCCCGTTGACCTTTACATACGCATTGAGAGCCACTCATCAAGTCTCATCGCACCACTTCGCATACAAGCTGAGCCTTTGCACAGCAGTTATTTCCAAATGGACAGTTTGCTCTGGGGCTTTTTTTACGGCGGCTTACTCATACTTGCCATTTACAATTTGGCCTTATTTTTCGGCGTAAAAGAAAAAAGTCTGATTGCTTATGTTGGATACATATTAGCGGTTATCTTGTGGCAATTTGTGTGGGGCGGACATACACATCTATTGTTCACCCAAGGAATCCCTTTGTGGCTGGTCGGTCATTCAGAATTGATATTCGTCATTATAGGTATCAGTTCAGGCTTGTTTACCATGACCTTCTTAGAAACCGAAAAGCACTCACCCACTGCTCATCCTATTATAAACTTATTATTGGCATGTCAGGCACTGACTGGACTCGTTTGCTTCGTAGATCTACTTCCCCCCATTTGGAAAAACAACTTGGTATATGGCGTAGGACTGGTAGCGATTTTGAGCTATATCTACGCAGGAGTTGAGGCCTTCTTTAATAATTTCAGACCTGCACGCTACTTTATTTTTGCGTGGGGCATGCTTGCTACCGGCGCTATTATTGGCATGTTGAGCCTTATCGGCGCGCTGCCCTCAAACGACTTTACTACCTACTGCTTCCAAGTTGGCGTTTTCCTTGAAGCTGGGCTCTTTTCTTTTGCTCTCATGGAGAAAAGCAGGAGTCAGCTTGAAAGTGAAGTAGAACAAGCAACCGATGATTTACGTAATAATGTTGAGCTTATTGAAGAGCAGAATGCACGCTTAGACATTGCGCGAAAAGATGCCATAAAGGCCAGTAACGTAAAATCCCAGTTCCTTGCGAATATGAGTCATGAGATACGGACGCCGCTTAATGCAATATTAGGGTTTAGCAAAGAACTTAACAACGCATTGCTACCTACTGACCAGCAAGAGCAGGTGCGAATAGTTAATACTGCAGCTGAAAACCTGCTCACTATTGTTAATGACGTACTCGACTTTTCAAAAATTGAAGCGGGCAAACTACAAATAAACAACCAACCTTTTTCACCCAATAAACTGCTCGAAGAGATGGTCACTATCATGGCTAAATCTTCGCACAGTAAGCGCATAGAGTTCGTTTTTGACTTAAATCCGCTGCCTGAAAAACTTATCGGCGATGTATTTCGCATTAAGCAAGTGCTTAACAACTTACTCAGTAACGCGCTTAAATTCACTTCTAGTGGCGCTATTACATTCTCAGCAAGCGGGCGCTCGCTTCCCCATGGTATCCACGAATTGAATATTCTCGTTGAAGACACGGGAATTGGCATTAGTCGACAAGATAGGAAAAAGCTATTTAGCGCCTTTTCACAGGTAGACGATGCGCTAAATCGCAATTATCAAGGTACGGGCTTAGGTCTTGTTATTAGCAGAGAACTCGTTCGCCTGATGAACGGAGACCTTACGCTTAAGAGTGTGCTGGGACAGGGCTCCACGTTTGGCGTTTCCCTCCGCATGAATCAGCTTAGTCAAAAGTATTCGTTGACAAGTAGCGAAGATTGGAAAGAGAAAAACGTCGTTATTTTCGACCCCATTCCCGCAACCCGGCGTTCAAGCGCGAATATGTTGTCTATATTGGGGGCCAAGGTCACCTCAGTGGAGTCCTTAGATTATTTAGCTACGCTAAGTGGTCAATATGACTTCTTTATGGCAACAGTACCGGTAAGTAAATTGGCATTGCGCGATACTTACTTAAGCCGATTTGTTCAGTTTTCTGCTCAAAAACGAGTGCTTTGGTACTCTGGTCCAGAGCCGTACGCTCAATATCCAAGTCTATCGCAGCACTTCCATTCGCAGATACGTATGCCAATAACGTTGACTAAGTTGGATAGCTTAGTCAACCAGCATGCAACACCTGCGAAAAACGCCATGCAAGAAAAGATTAGCAGCTTACCGAACGTGAGAATATTAGCTGTTGATGACATGGAAATGAATCTAAAACTCTTACATACATGGCTTGACCATTCACCTGTAGAGCTCATTACAACCATTAGCGGGCAAGATGCGGTAAATCGGTGTCAGACACAAGAGTTCGACCTGATTTTAATGGATGTTCAGATGCCAGGGATGGATGGTATACAAGCAACCAGAGAAATTAGAAAGTCGCCTGTAAATATGGGCACGCCCATTATCGCTGTCACCGCTCACGCATTTAAGGAAGAACAGGAGCGATTGCTCGCATCAGGTATGGATGATTATCTTCCTAAACCTATCGAAGTAGAATTACTAATTAACCTAATCAAATCCTGGTGTCATAGCATTGAACCAGGGGAAATAGAGCTTCCCTCTGTTGACTGGCAACTCGCGCTAAACCGCGCTAATCAAAACCAAGACACCGCAAAAGAAATGTTAAACGGCTTTATCGCGCTTCTTCCGGAAACCATTGATACACTTTCAGCGCTGTTGGAAGAACAAGATTATGACTCGCTTAAAACCGAAGTACACAAGCTTCACGGGGCATGCTGTTATACTGGTTTGCCGCGCATGCAGCATTTGGCGAATGACACTGAAAGCGCGCTCAAGTTAGGCCAACATAAACTTGTAGGTGAGCATTTGCCTGCACTTATCGCTGAAGCCGAGAAAGTGTTGCGGGAGAGTAAGCCCAGTGTATAA
- a CDS encoding DUF2982 domain-containing protein — translation MSGTSVEPIYIRAASKSNGITSLVLGCVGLFVAALWLAFLPDWLFLAGIFLTSAALVCLLVGYFKVREPDYSLEIAKDYITYRHRLGSWRIHWDNLQRADCPRVRHGLDHVPLETIGFKIKSYTDFLNTISPRLATHLLMEQRPLLMQNIGENCASGSCYEQSMFDDKQYVMEDGTIIKGIKAMLAHRMVELRKRLGFDIFIASSELDRDASEFARLIAECQQSRQSFPEEKATQ, via the coding sequence ATGTCTGGCACTAGTGTTGAACCTATCTATATCCGAGCCGCGTCAAAAAGTAACGGCATTACTAGCCTGGTATTGGGCTGCGTAGGACTGTTTGTCGCAGCCTTGTGGCTGGCCTTTTTGCCAGATTGGTTGTTTTTAGCCGGTATCTTTCTGACAAGTGCGGCGCTGGTGTGTTTGCTAGTTGGTTATTTTAAGGTGCGCGAGCCAGACTACAGCTTGGAAATCGCCAAAGATTACATCACCTACCGCCATCGCCTTGGCAGTTGGCGAATTCACTGGGATAACCTACAGCGCGCAGATTGCCCGCGTGTACGCCATGGGTTGGATCACGTTCCCTTAGAAACAATCGGCTTCAAAATAAAAAGTTATACTGATTTTCTAAACACAATATCGCCTAGGCTTGCGACACATCTACTGATGGAACAACGACCTTTGCTTATGCAAAATATTGGCGAAAACTGCGCGTCGGGAAGCTGTTACGAACAATCGATGTTTGACGATAAGCAATACGTTATGGAAGACGGTACTATTATCAAAGGGATAAAAGCTATGTTAGCTCACCGTATGGTAGAGCTTCGAAAACGACTCGGTTTCGATATTTTTATTGCAAGTTCTGAGTTAGATAGGGACGCCAGCGAATTTGCCAGATTAATTGCTGAATGTCAGCAATCACGGCAGTCTTTTCCCGAGGAAAAAGCCACGCAATAA
- a CDS encoding efflux RND transporter permease subunit, which produces MKSFNFDTDKSYPWYTLFYRRGHLLILSLLILITAGLSALSSLPRIEDPRIDTRNALIITSYPGASAERVEALVSDVLEDKLREIFEIKEVKSTSRAGISIILIETQDWIDNTSNEQLFSEIRDAIGAAAESFPEGAMAPVFDEKRGATAFTLLLSVRAEHVENIPITLTARLAQELTDRLRNVNGTELVRVYGAPEEEISVNIDPIKLAATGLTLQQVSSAISRADPKLPAGMLNTEQNNLRFTVAEGLNGVNMIASIPLVNEQGRYLRVEDVASIERSYSTPREEIAFLNGEESIFVAARMQPSLRSDVWTKNALAVVEQFNKDFSGTLTATVAFEQNEYTATRLADLSMNLLMGCAVVMMVILLFMGFRAAWIVGLALPLCAAFALFSLSFYNEQIHQMSIFGMIIAIGLLIDNAIVITDEIRINLQDPNLTRVGAMAKSVSHLFAPLLASTLTTILGFMPIFLLDGNIGDFVGPIAISVVMALIGSLFISLTIIAALAARFLPKHDNASQGKAVSNTWWKVGLQAPQLSLAFKRQLGRWIKQPILVLPVVAMLCLSGFVLSSTLANVFFPSADRDQFEVYLWTKEGSSIDNTTHYVKEIDAAIRLEQGVKQVSWLVGGSAPSVYYNQMMTRDNMPYFANAVVSTHTVEEAVALVGELQHSLDSEYPEVQIVVRAFGQGPPIAAPVEVEIFGPDLNILNDLGDKVRMLMSQVDGISQSIPSISMGEPELKINADSDNLSYLGLSLSELANQMQINFSGITGGSVLESTEEIPVRVRLDEAYRRNVTGVDAMPIPVAGDNAISWSPLAAVTNLTLQPATSSITRVDGERLNRIQAFLLPGVPAIDASNQLRDLLESQLVLPEGYRIHLAGDADEQQQALGKLATYAPVLLVLMITTLILTFTSLRMAGVIALVAILSVGLGMFSLWISGLPIGFNPLLGCAGLIGVAINGSIVVIAAINANPKAKQGDTKAIVEETMSCSRHILSTTFTTVGGLIPLLLFSEGSFWPPLAVVLAGGVGFSVILSLVFTPTIVAAFQRYRYRNHTLA; this is translated from the coding sequence ATGAAGTCATTTAATTTCGACACCGATAAATCCTACCCCTGGTACACACTCTTTTATCGACGCGGTCACTTGCTGATTTTAAGTTTATTGATTTTGATTACCGCAGGGTTATCAGCCTTAAGTTCATTGCCGCGAATAGAAGACCCGCGAATTGATACAAGAAACGCACTGATTATAACGTCGTATCCCGGCGCTTCAGCCGAGCGAGTTGAAGCCCTAGTCAGCGATGTACTTGAAGATAAATTAAGAGAAATATTTGAAATTAAAGAGGTGAAATCCACGTCTCGTGCGGGGATTTCCATCATATTAATTGAGACACAGGACTGGATTGATAACACTAGTAACGAACAATTATTTAGTGAGATCCGCGATGCAATAGGTGCTGCCGCTGAGTCATTTCCAGAAGGCGCAATGGCGCCAGTTTTTGATGAAAAGCGCGGTGCGACAGCCTTTACCCTGTTGCTTTCTGTTCGGGCGGAACACGTTGAAAATATCCCTATAACGCTTACCGCTCGTTTAGCTCAAGAGCTTACCGACCGACTCCGCAATGTTAACGGCACTGAGTTAGTGCGTGTATACGGCGCACCGGAGGAAGAAATTAGTGTAAACATAGACCCTATTAAGCTTGCCGCTACGGGCCTTACACTACAGCAAGTTAGCAGTGCAATTAGTCGCGCTGACCCTAAATTGCCTGCAGGCATGCTGAACACCGAACAAAATAACCTTCGATTTACGGTGGCTGAGGGCTTAAATGGTGTAAATATGATAGCGTCTATCCCCCTTGTTAATGAACAAGGGCGCTACCTGAGAGTAGAAGATGTGGCGTCGATAGAACGCAGTTACTCCACCCCGCGAGAAGAGATAGCTTTTTTAAATGGTGAAGAGTCCATCTTTGTAGCAGCTCGCATGCAGCCGTCATTGCGTTCTGATGTATGGACGAAAAATGCATTAGCGGTGGTAGAGCAGTTTAATAAAGATTTCAGCGGAACATTAACCGCTACGGTGGCATTTGAGCAAAATGAATATACTGCCACCCGACTTGCCGATCTATCGATGAACTTATTGATGGGATGTGCGGTTGTTATGATGGTTATTCTACTTTTCATGGGGTTTCGCGCAGCATGGATTGTGGGGTTAGCACTACCATTGTGCGCGGCTTTTGCGTTGTTTTCATTGAGCTTTTACAACGAGCAAATACACCAAATGTCAATCTTCGGCATGATCATCGCCATCGGCCTGCTTATTGATAACGCTATCGTAATTACTGATGAAATACGCATTAACTTACAAGACCCTAACCTAACGCGTGTTGGGGCTATGGCAAAAAGTGTTTCTCACTTATTTGCGCCACTTTTAGCTTCGACACTTACGACTATTCTCGGCTTTATGCCTATCTTTCTTCTTGATGGAAATATAGGTGATTTCGTAGGGCCAATAGCGATAAGCGTAGTTATGGCACTCATTGGCTCTTTGTTTATTTCACTGACTATTATTGCCGCGCTAGCCGCAAGATTTTTACCAAAGCACGATAATGCTTCGCAAGGTAAAGCCGTATCCAATACGTGGTGGAAAGTTGGTCTTCAAGCGCCGCAGTTAAGTCTAGCTTTTAAAAGGCAATTAGGTCGTTGGATAAAACAGCCCATTCTCGTGCTACCGGTTGTTGCCATGCTTTGCCTATCTGGCTTTGTGCTGTCTTCGACACTGGCCAATGTGTTCTTCCCAAGCGCAGATAGAGACCAGTTTGAAGTTTATCTGTGGACGAAAGAGGGAAGCAGCATTGACAACACTACCCACTACGTTAAAGAAATTGATGCCGCTATTCGCTTAGAGCAAGGTGTGAAACAGGTTAGCTGGTTGGTGGGCGGCTCTGCCCCTTCGGTGTATTACAATCAAATGATGACCCGTGACAACATGCCTTATTTTGCCAATGCCGTGGTTTCTACTCACACGGTAGAAGAGGCGGTAGCGCTGGTGGGCGAATTACAACATTCTCTTGATAGCGAATATCCTGAGGTACAAATTGTAGTGCGAGCGTTTGGCCAAGGTCCACCAATTGCCGCGCCGGTAGAAGTCGAAATATTCGGTCCAGATCTTAATATACTGAATGACCTTGGCGATAAAGTACGTATGTTGATGTCACAAGTTGACGGCATATCTCAGTCGATCCCCAGTATCTCAATGGGCGAGCCCGAGCTTAAAATCAATGCCGATAGCGATAACTTGTCCTATCTCGGCTTATCCCTTTCTGAACTTGCTAACCAAATGCAGATTAACTTCTCGGGGATCACAGGTGGCTCGGTACTGGAGAGCACAGAAGAAATTCCTGTTAGAGTAAGGCTGGATGAGGCTTACAGACGAAACGTCACCGGCGTGGATGCAATGCCCATACCTGTAGCCGGTGACAACGCTATCTCATGGTCGCCACTTGCCGCGGTTACTAATTTAACGCTACAGCCTGCAACCAGCAGTATTACCCGTGTCGATGGAGAGAGGCTTAACCGTATTCAAGCTTTTCTACTTCCAGGTGTCCCGGCAATTGATGCCAGTAACCAGTTAAGAGATCTGCTTGAAAGTCAGCTTGTATTGCCCGAAGGCTACAGGATCCATCTGGCAGGCGATGCCGATGAACAGCAGCAAGCACTAGGTAAGCTTGCCACTTATGCGCCTGTTTTATTGGTTCTTATGATAACCACGCTCATATTGACATTCACAAGCCTGCGTATGGCAGGTGTTATCGCCTTAGTCGCGATACTTTCAGTGGGACTGGGAATGTTTAGCTTATGGATCTCAGGCTTGCCAATAGGGTTTAACCCTTTACTTGGCTGTGCAGGGCTTATTGGTGTTGCAATTAACGGTTCGATAGTGGTCATTGCTGCAATCAATGCCAACCCCAAAGCAAAGCAAGGCGATACCAAGGCCATTGTTGAAGAAACTATGAGCTGTAGCCGTCACATACTTTCGACAACCTTTACAACGGTGGGCGGTTTGATTCCACTGCTACTATTTAGTGAAGGAAGCTTCTGGCCACCACTGGCCGTCGTGCTCGCAGGTGGAGTCGGTTTCTCGGTTATTTTGTCGTTAGTATTCACCCCAACCATAGTGGCAGCATTTCAACGATATCGTTATAGAAACCATACATTAGCTTAA
- a CDS encoding efflux RND transporter periplasmic adaptor subunit, whose amino-acid sequence MTAANTPSKSGKFTLLISIAVFTAALVVLLMTAGLGNATQTPEARLPVAVSTGTITIQSGFETPINVFGLVESPKATSVSFDVAGQITQLLVEEGEVVSKGDILAYQDLQRLNARKRELQAALERANADFALAKVNSDRTISLVEKKLESAQRLDEAKASLNVAKAQVSEIQAALESLNVEIEKTTLVSPFDGVVNRRFFDEGSVVSAGSPVFGITSIDNYQARFAVPADVVEQFDVNEPVLVRVGNIDVAGTVSQRLPVRNVQTRTVDILVTLNSNEQVRPGDMAILSAFRSHSETGAWLPVNALSNGLRGLWRVFVLSSEANATLEARVVEVVYTDGNKAFVRGALEDGDIYVNDGTHKLAPGQMVAIPSQQHAGAR is encoded by the coding sequence ATGACTGCTGCAAATACCCCATCTAAAAGTGGCAAATTCACGTTACTTATTTCGATTGCCGTTTTTACAGCAGCACTGGTGGTATTACTGATGACTGCCGGTTTGGGTAACGCCACGCAAACGCCAGAAGCCCGGCTACCGGTTGCGGTTTCCACGGGTACCATCACCATTCAATCAGGCTTTGAAACGCCTATTAATGTGTTCGGTTTAGTTGAATCGCCGAAGGCGACATCGGTGTCATTTGATGTTGCGGGTCAGATTACCCAGCTATTGGTTGAAGAAGGAGAGGTAGTAAGTAAAGGCGACATTCTTGCCTATCAAGATCTACAGCGCCTAAATGCAAGAAAGCGAGAGCTACAAGCGGCACTTGAGCGGGCAAATGCAGACTTTGCTCTTGCTAAAGTGAACAGTGATAGAACCATCTCATTGGTGGAAAAAAAGCTAGAGTCAGCGCAACGTTTAGATGAAGCAAAAGCGAGTTTGAACGTAGCGAAAGCGCAAGTTAGCGAAATACAGGCTGCGCTCGAATCTCTCAATGTAGAGATAGAAAAAACTACCCTCGTTTCACCTTTTGATGGTGTGGTAAATCGCCGGTTTTTTGATGAAGGCAGTGTGGTTAGTGCAGGAAGCCCTGTATTTGGCATTACGAGTATCGATAACTATCAAGCGCGCTTTGCGGTACCTGCTGACGTCGTAGAGCAGTTTGATGTAAATGAACCCGTACTTGTGCGTGTTGGTAATATCGATGTTGCGGGGACGGTATCTCAGCGCCTTCCCGTGCGTAACGTGCAAACTAGAACCGTGGATATTCTGGTCACACTTAATAGTAACGAACAGGTTCGTCCTGGCGATATGGCGATCCTGTCTGCCTTTCGTTCCCATTCTGAAACTGGCGCTTGGCTTCCGGTAAACGCGCTCAGTAACGGTCTTAGAGGTTTGTGGCGTGTTTTTGTCTTATCCAGTGAGGCAAATGCAACCTTAGAAGCACGTGTTGTAGAGGTGGTATACACAGATGGAAATAAAGCGTTTGTTCGCGGCGCGCTTGAAGATGGTGATATTTACGTTAATGACGGCACCCACAAATTAGCGCCTGGACAAATGGTAGCGATACCCAGTCAACAACACGCTGGGGCCCGTTAA
- a CDS encoding TetR/AcrR family transcriptional regulator translates to MAIIKKQGRPKSEEKYHLILHAASCLFLKEGFASTSMDTVAKASGVSKQTVYSHFDSKDALFKAAISSKCVSYQLDTQQLIEASLGSLSLFECLRKVGCQFVRLLQDPEAIAIFRVIIAEAVNSPHVATLFYQAGPEASLATLSDVIEKFGQGSLSADVAQQLAVDYCALLKGEYHTMMLCGIQSPLKDDEITAHVDSAAEKILLLFTHYTQQSS, encoded by the coding sequence GTGGCTATCATCAAAAAGCAAGGCCGTCCCAAAAGTGAAGAGAAATATCACCTTATTTTACACGCAGCGTCGTGCCTGTTTTTAAAGGAAGGGTTTGCTAGTACATCAATGGACACCGTGGCTAAGGCTTCTGGGGTGTCAAAACAAACGGTCTACTCCCATTTCGATAGCAAAGATGCTCTGTTCAAAGCGGCTATCTCTTCTAAATGCGTGTCGTATCAACTCGACACTCAACAGCTTATCGAGGCTTCATTAGGCTCGCTTTCACTATTTGAATGCTTGCGAAAAGTAGGTTGTCAATTTGTACGCCTATTACAGGACCCTGAAGCTATCGCTATATTTCGCGTAATTATAGCCGAAGCAGTAAATAGCCCCCATGTGGCCACACTGTTTTATCAAGCAGGTCCTGAAGCGTCGCTCGCTACACTAAGCGATGTGATTGAAAAATTTGGGCAAGGCAGTTTAAGTGCTGATGTTGCTCAGCAGTTAGCCGTGGATTATTGCGCACTCCTTAAAGGTGAGTACCACACTATGATGCTATGCGGCATACAATCTCCGCTAAAAGACGACGAAATCACAGCTCACGTTGACAGCGCTGCTGAAAAGATTCTACTGCTTTTTACTCATTACACGCAGCAAAGTAGTTAA
- a CDS encoding aspartate carbamoyltransferase, whose protein sequence is MSDFTGNHILSVNQFDRDAIERIFSVANSMKPYAKRQKRTTVLDGAILGNLFFEPSTRTRVSFGTAFNLLGGEVRETTGMSSSALAKGESLYDTARVLSGYSDIIAMRHPAAGSVAEFAEGSRVPVINGGDGANEHPTQALLDLFTIKRELEYNGHGIDGLHIAMIGDLRYGRTVHSLSRLLCLFQNIRFTLISPKELAMPQPVIDAIENAGHQLTITDTLEGNMDADICYQTRIQEERFPSQEEANKYRGKFRLNQSIYTKHFQSKTVIMHPLPRDSRMEANELDNDLNLNPNLAIFRQTDNGVLVRMALFALTLGVENLLTKYERDVVWYSNKSK, encoded by the coding sequence ATGTCTGACTTTACCGGTAACCACATTCTTTCGGTTAATCAATTCGATCGCGACGCCATTGAGAGAATATTCTCAGTCGCCAACTCCATGAAGCCTTATGCTAAGCGACAAAAACGCACGACCGTATTAGACGGCGCTATTTTAGGAAACCTTTTCTTTGAGCCAAGCACACGTACTCGCGTAAGCTTTGGTACCGCTTTTAATCTACTAGGTGGTGAAGTAAGAGAAACTACCGGCATGTCTAGCTCTGCACTCGCTAAAGGCGAATCGCTTTATGATACTGCCAGGGTGCTAAGCGGCTACTCTGATATTATCGCTATGCGACACCCTGCAGCCGGCTCCGTTGCCGAGTTTGCCGAAGGTAGCCGAGTACCTGTGATTAATGGCGGCGACGGCGCAAACGAACACCCCACGCAAGCACTGTTAGATTTATTCACAATCAAACGTGAGCTTGAATACAATGGTCACGGCATTGACGGTTTGCATATCGCGATGATTGGTGACTTGCGATACGGGCGAACGGTGCATTCATTATCGCGGCTATTATGCTTGTTTCAGAATATTCGCTTTACGCTGATATCACCAAAAGAGCTGGCCATGCCTCAGCCAGTTATTGATGCAATTGAGAATGCTGGACATCAGCTTACTATTACAGATACGCTCGAAGGAAATATGGATGCGGATATATGCTATCAGACTCGCATTCAAGAAGAGCGCTTCCCTTCTCAAGAAGAAGCGAACAAATACCGAGGTAAGTTCCGCTTAAATCAATCGATTTATACGAAACACTTTCAGTCGAAGACCGTTATTATGCATCCACTTCCTCGCGACTCACGTATGGAAGCCAACGAATTAGATAACGATCTAAACCTTAATCCAAACCTCGCTATCTTTAGGCAAACCGACAATGGTGTGCTTGTAAGAATGGCCCTGTTTGCGCTAACCCTTGGTGTAGAAAACCTTCTCACCAAATACGAGCGCGATGTCGTTTGGTACAGCAATAAGAGTAAGTAA